A part of Cystobacter ferrugineus genomic DNA contains:
- a CDS encoding response regulator: MKPRLLIVDDSWSMRQTLRLLLAPDFDCALAEDGPSALNHARSQPPDIILSDVNMAGMDGFELCRRVRAEPSLEQVPFLFLSGHEPPAGVREQGYIYLVKPVPPAILVSRLRELLPPRRAIPPTGS; the protein is encoded by the coding sequence GTGAAACCGAGGCTCCTGATCGTGGACGACTCGTGGTCCATGCGGCAGACGCTGCGGTTGCTGCTCGCCCCGGACTTCGACTGCGCGCTCGCCGAGGACGGCCCGTCCGCCCTGAACCATGCGAGGAGCCAGCCGCCCGACATCATCCTGTCGGATGTGAACATGGCGGGAATGGACGGCTTCGAGCTGTGCCGCCGGGTGCGCGCGGAACCTTCCCTGGAGCAGGTGCCCTTCCTCTTCCTCAGCGGGCATGAGCCCCCCGCGGGAGTCCGCGAGCAGGGCTACATCTACCTCGTCAAGCCGGTGCCCCCGGCGATCCTCGTTTCCCGGCTGCGCGAGCTGCTTCCGCCGCGCCGCGCCATCCCGCCGACGGGAAGCTGA
- a CDS encoding S1 family peptidase, whose protein sequence is MKRAMLAGLLLGVGLMGCSPTKPEEPAPQEAWQEDVRSLKEATVTLYPGHCAGVIVADGRHALTAAHCIKGAPGARQSVVMRDGKVLGGEVKVVDPQRDLAVLRFDTLAPVHPLPVASSLPMPGEALLFAGRNDRAIPPQDVELRRLGRCPSLPDVPRALFTSLRGEPGDSGAPVVDRHLRVVGLVHGGAACSIAAPTAEFSPLVDMLVAEVARPDTPRGVGGAGHSEPN, encoded by the coding sequence ATGAAGCGCGCGATGCTGGCGGGACTGCTCCTGGGGGTGGGACTGATGGGCTGCTCCCCCACGAAGCCCGAGGAACCCGCGCCCCAGGAGGCCTGGCAGGAGGACGTCCGCTCCCTCAAGGAAGCCACGGTGACGCTCTACCCGGGGCACTGCGCGGGCGTCATCGTGGCCGATGGCCGCCATGCGCTCACCGCGGCGCACTGCATCAAAGGAGCCCCCGGGGCGCGGCAATCCGTGGTGATGCGCGATGGGAAGGTGCTGGGGGGCGAAGTGAAGGTCGTGGACCCCCAGCGCGACCTGGCCGTCCTGCGCTTCGATACCCTCGCCCCGGTGCACCCGCTGCCCGTGGCCTCGTCGCTCCCCATGCCCGGCGAGGCGCTCCTCTTCGCCGGCCGCAACGACCGCGCCATTCCACCCCAGGACGTCGAGCTGCGACGGCTCGGACGCTGCCCGTCCCTGCCGGACGTGCCCCGCGCGCTCTTCACCAGCTTGAGGGGTGAACCCGGGGACTCGGGCGCCCCCGTGGTGGACCGCCACCTGCGGGTGGTGGGACTGGTCCACGGAGGAGCGGCCTGCAGCATCGCCGCGCCCACCGCCGAGTTCTCCCCCCTGGTGGACATGCTCGTCGCGGAGGTGGCCCGGCCCGACACCCCACGGGGCGTGGGCGGCGCGGGACACTCCGAGCCGAACTGA
- a CDS encoding acetyl-CoA C-acetyltransferase: MKSLSKSEEIYFLSGKRTPFGTYGGALKDVSATDLAIESARAALAQARVSPESIQHVVYGNVVQTSADAIYLPRHVGLKTGVPMPVPALGVNRLCGSGFQAFVTAAEMMLTEQADCVLAGGTESMSQAPHVIRGARFGIPLGMGKGSGMEDMLWSALTDTYTGHPMAMTAEQLAVDYSLSQDVVDEYVVLTQKRFAAAQESGRFDQEISPLTLKGRKGDTVFGRDEHNRPETSLEGLKKLPKVFKKDGVVHAGAASGICDGAGSMVMATRSFVEKHGLTPIARLVNWGISGCDPKVMGIGPAPAIRRLLERAQCKLGDVDLFEVNEAFAPQYLAVEKELGLPRERTNVNGGAIAVGHPLGASGARITMTLAYELKRQGARYGIGSACIGGGQGIALLIEAL, encoded by the coding sequence ATGAAGAGCCTGTCCAAGAGCGAAGAAATCTATTTCCTGTCCGGGAAGCGGACGCCGTTTGGGACGTACGGTGGCGCGTTGAAGGACGTGAGCGCCACGGACCTGGCCATCGAGTCCGCCCGGGCCGCGCTCGCGCAGGCAAGGGTGTCGCCCGAGTCCATCCAGCACGTGGTCTACGGCAACGTGGTGCAGACGAGCGCGGACGCCATCTACCTGCCCCGCCACGTGGGCCTCAAGACGGGAGTGCCGATGCCGGTGCCCGCGCTGGGCGTCAACCGGCTGTGCGGCTCGGGCTTCCAGGCCTTCGTGACCGCCGCGGAGATGATGCTCACCGAGCAGGCCGACTGCGTGCTCGCCGGGGGCACCGAGTCCATGAGCCAGGCGCCCCACGTCATCCGCGGCGCGCGCTTCGGCATCCCCCTGGGCATGGGCAAGGGCAGCGGCATGGAGGACATGCTCTGGAGCGCTCTCACGGACACCTATACCGGGCATCCCATGGCGATGACCGCCGAGCAGCTCGCGGTGGACTACTCGCTGTCGCAGGACGTGGTGGACGAGTACGTGGTGCTCACCCAGAAGCGCTTCGCCGCCGCGCAGGAGTCCGGCCGCTTCGACCAGGAGATCTCCCCCCTCACGCTCAAGGGCAGGAAGGGTGACACGGTCTTCGGCCGGGACGAGCACAACCGGCCGGAGACCTCGCTCGAGGGGCTCAAGAAGCTGCCCAAGGTCTTCAAGAAGGACGGCGTGGTGCACGCGGGCGCGGCCAGCGGCATCTGCGACGGCGCGGGCTCCATGGTGATGGCGACCCGGAGCTTCGTGGAGAAGCATGGCCTGACCCCCATCGCCCGGCTGGTCAACTGGGGCATCTCCGGATGCGATCCGAAGGTGATGGGCATCGGCCCCGCGCCCGCCATCCGCCGGCTGCTCGAGCGCGCCCAGTGCAAGCTCGGTGACGTGGACCTCTTCGAGGTGAACGAGGCCTTCGCGCCGCAGTACCTCGCGGTGGAGAAGGAGCTGGGGCTGCCGCGCGAGCGCACCAACGTCAACGGAGGCGCCATCGCCGTGGGTCACCCGCTGGGCGCGTCGGGTGCGCGCATCACCATGACGCTCGCTTATGAACTCAAGCGCCAGGGGGCCCGTTACGGCATCGGCTCGGCGTGCATCGGGGGCGGCCAGGGAATCGCGCTCCTCATCGAAGCGCTCTAA
- a CDS encoding DUF1751 domain-containing protein, translated as MAAKLAIGLVAGSVLSLLLRPAGDLLLLSPEGVLSQLWLWQPFTYGFIERSPLGIIFGAMILYSIGGGLEMSWGPRRLLAVVWGGSVLAGLLTVAVSLFTRLPMGYTGGGVMTTLVWVTYGLSIGRAQSNFWGIPITGNVLAGIGAGFVLLNGLTAGWVSQIPELFALVIAFVASRGFNPRHLWLRVQHWRLQRQLRGRSRHLRVISEERPNDRYLN; from the coding sequence ATGGCCGCCAAACTGGCCATCGGGCTGGTGGCGGGCTCGGTGCTCTCCCTGTTGCTGCGCCCGGCGGGGGACCTGTTGCTGCTGTCGCCCGAGGGTGTGCTGTCCCAACTGTGGCTGTGGCAGCCCTTCACCTACGGCTTCATCGAGCGCAGCCCGCTGGGCATCATCTTCGGGGCGATGATCCTCTACTCCATCGGCGGTGGCCTGGAGATGAGCTGGGGCCCGCGCCGGCTGCTGGCGGTGGTGTGGGGCGGCTCGGTGCTCGCGGGCCTGCTCACCGTCGCGGTGAGCCTCTTCACCCGCCTGCCCATGGGCTACACCGGTGGCGGGGTGATGACGACCCTGGTCTGGGTGACCTACGGCCTGTCGATCGGACGCGCCCAGTCGAACTTCTGGGGCATTCCCATCACCGGCAACGTGCTGGCCGGCATCGGCGCGGGCTTCGTCCTGCTCAACGGGCTCACCGCGGGGTGGGTGAGCCAGATTCCCGAGCTGTTCGCGCTCGTCATCGCCTTCGTGGCCTCGCGCGGCTTCAATCCCCGGCACCTGTGGCTGCGCGTGCAGCACTGGCGGCTGCAACGGCAGCTCCGCGGACGCTCGCGCCACCTGCGCGTCATCTCCGAGGAGCGCCCGAACGACCGCTACCTGAACTGA
- a CDS encoding sigma-54-dependent Fis family transcriptional regulator — protein sequence MEPLPPLDLRELLTFDPHGGLIHFAGQRVLLWDPVAMGLLRKELIETLGVTAARGLLTRLGFAHGWRTAETMKGAIPWTDESHWRRSGGRLHTLQGLVVLEPVERREEDGPAPFAEALWRDSYEAEQHLLHLGTAEEPVCWSLTGFASGYMSYTNGKPIYCIETRCVGKGDPVCQIIGKPEEEWRPECRQALRFYETQCMEGMLAQVTNALKEAERELRARRQTLARVSGVKEDPLGMVARTEAMKRVLDLSRRAARVDSTVLITGESGVGKERIARLIHEESGRAHKAFIAVNCAAVTESLLESELFGHARGAFTGATHDRPGLFEAAHGGTLFLDEVGEVPPAMQARLLRVLQEREVRRVGENVNRKVDVRLVAATNRQLSAEVTAGRFRQDLYYRLRVIELKVPPLRERRDDLLPLARLLLAEATERLGRRVTGLSPEAAEQLLRYEWPGNVRELGNAIERAVALCEGSRVEKEDLPEEVRAAPPSILPGEQPRTLEAMEREYVLAVLARNGGNRARTAEQLDIGIATLYRKLKQYGEPPEPPPPGPRELSSGSGRSGAPRR from the coding sequence ATGGAGCCCCTGCCCCCGCTGGACCTGCGCGAGCTGCTGACGTTCGACCCCCATGGAGGGCTCATCCACTTCGCGGGCCAGCGGGTGTTGCTGTGGGATCCCGTGGCCATGGGGCTGCTGCGCAAGGAGCTCATCGAGACGCTGGGGGTGACGGCGGCGCGGGGACTGCTCACGCGGCTGGGCTTCGCGCATGGCTGGCGCACGGCGGAGACGATGAAGGGCGCCATCCCCTGGACGGACGAGTCGCACTGGCGCCGCTCGGGAGGACGGCTCCACACGCTGCAGGGTCTGGTGGTGCTCGAGCCGGTGGAGCGCCGCGAGGAGGACGGCCCGGCGCCCTTCGCCGAGGCGCTGTGGCGCGACTCGTACGAGGCCGAGCAGCACCTGTTGCACCTGGGCACGGCGGAGGAGCCGGTGTGCTGGTCGCTCACGGGCTTCGCCAGCGGCTACATGAGCTACACCAACGGCAAGCCCATCTACTGCATCGAGACGCGCTGCGTGGGCAAGGGGGACCCCGTCTGTCAGATCATCGGCAAGCCCGAGGAGGAGTGGCGCCCGGAGTGCCGCCAGGCACTGCGCTTCTACGAGACGCAGTGCATGGAGGGAATGCTCGCGCAGGTGACGAACGCGCTCAAGGAGGCCGAGCGTGAGCTGCGCGCCCGGCGTCAGACGCTCGCGCGGGTGTCGGGGGTGAAGGAGGACCCCTTGGGGATGGTGGCGCGCACCGAGGCCATGAAGCGGGTGTTGGATTTGTCGCGCCGCGCGGCCCGGGTGGACTCCACGGTGCTCATCACCGGCGAGAGCGGCGTGGGCAAGGAGCGCATCGCGCGGCTCATCCACGAGGAGTCGGGCCGGGCGCACAAGGCCTTCATCGCGGTCAACTGCGCGGCGGTGACGGAGAGCCTGCTGGAGAGCGAGCTGTTCGGCCACGCGCGCGGCGCCTTCACCGGCGCCACCCATGACCGGCCGGGGCTCTTCGAGGCGGCGCACGGCGGCACGCTCTTCCTCGATGAGGTGGGCGAGGTCCCCCCGGCGATGCAGGCCCGGCTGCTACGCGTGCTCCAGGAGCGCGAGGTGCGGCGCGTGGGGGAGAACGTGAACCGCAAGGTGGACGTGCGCCTGGTGGCGGCCACCAACCGCCAGCTCTCCGCCGAGGTGACCGCCGGGCGCTTCCGGCAGGACCTGTACTACCGGCTGCGCGTCATCGAGCTCAAGGTGCCGCCCCTGCGCGAGCGCCGGGACGATCTGCTGCCGCTCGCGCGGCTGTTGCTGGCGGAGGCGACGGAGCGGCTCGGGCGGCGGGTGACGGGGCTGTCGCCGGAGGCAGCCGAGCAGCTCTTGCGCTACGAGTGGCCGGGCAACGTGCGCGAGCTGGGCAACGCCATCGAGCGCGCCGTGGCGCTGTGCGAGGGCTCGCGGGTGGAGAAGGAAGATCTGCCGGAAGAGGTGCGCGCGGCGCCCCCGAGCATCCTGCCCGGAGAGCAACCGCGCACCCTGGAGGCGATGGAGCGCGAGTACGTGCTCGCGGTGCTGGCGCGCAACGGCGGCAACCGGGCGCGCACCGCCGAGCAGCTCGACATCGGCATCGCCACGCTCTACCGCAAGCTCAAGCAGTACGGAGAGCCCCCCGAGCCGCCGCCCCCGGGGCCAAGGGAGCTCAGTTCAGGTAGCGGTCGTTCGGGCGCTCCTCGGAGATGA
- a CDS encoding YceI family protein: MKMFMKSAVAALVLAAPSLAFATEYVIDSGHSSASFAVKHMMVSTVRGAFSKVTGTANIDEKDLTKSTIEATIDATTINTNEPKRDEHLRGSDFFDTAKYPTITFKSTKVAKAGKNLKVTGDLTMHGVTKPVVLDVEGFTTESKDPWGNFKRGGSATTKINRKDFGLSWNSAIETGGVAVGEEVTITIDLELNKKQEAAPAAAAPAAAPAAKSTK, encoded by the coding sequence ATGAAGATGTTCATGAAGTCCGCCGTCGCCGCCCTCGTGCTCGCCGCCCCCTCGCTCGCCTTCGCCACCGAGTACGTCATCGACTCGGGTCACTCGAGCGCCTCCTTCGCCGTGAAGCACATGATGGTGTCGACCGTGCGCGGCGCCTTCTCGAAGGTGACCGGCACCGCCAACATCGATGAGAAGGACCTGACCAAGTCCACCATCGAGGCGACCATCGACGCCACCACCATCAACACCAACGAGCCCAAGCGCGACGAGCACCTGCGCGGCTCGGACTTCTTCGACACCGCGAAGTACCCCACCATCACCTTCAAGTCGACGAAGGTCGCCAAGGCCGGCAAGAACCTCAAGGTGACGGGCGACCTCACCATGCACGGCGTGACCAAGCCGGTGGTGCTGGACGTGGAGGGCTTCACCACCGAGTCGAAGGATCCCTGGGGCAACTTCAAGCGCGGCGGCTCGGCCACCACGAAGATCAACCGCAAGGACTTCGGCCTGTCCTGGAACTCGGCCATCGAGACGGGCGGCGTGGCCGTGGGTGAGGAAGTGACGATCACCATCGACCTGGAGCTCAACAAGAAGCAGGAGGCCGCTCCGGCCGCCGCTGCTCCGGCCGCCGCTCCCGCCGCCAAGAGCACGAAGTAG
- a CDS encoding pentapeptide repeat-containing protein, translated as MKSAAGSTGGLAALVGGLLPGAFFSGAFLPGAFFSGVFFSGVFFSGAFFSGAFFSGAPCAGASRASAVRSPPPHRAQETTRAPANARKRDTREHLVFFMKDHDASSRGMSQGAANDDGAPLPGPRRVLRRTSPGTTSCSWRRERRPEQRRPERPPASC; from the coding sequence GTGAAGAGCGCCGCGGGATCCACCGGGGGCTTGGCCGCCTTGGTGGGCGGGCTCTTGCCAGGAGCCTTCTTCTCGGGAGCCTTCTTGCCTGGCGCCTTCTTCTCGGGAGTCTTCTTCTCGGGAGTCTTCTTCTCGGGAGCCTTCTTCTCGGGAGCCTTCTTCTCGGGCGCGCCCTGCGCTGGAGCCTCACGGGCCTCGGCGGTGCGCTCACCGCCTCCCCACAGGGCACAGGAGACAACCAGGGCACCAGCGAACGCGCGCAAGCGCGACACCCGCGAACATCTCGTTTTCTTCATGAAAGACCACGATGCCTCATCCCGGGGCATGAGCCAAGGAGCCGCAAACGACGACGGGGCCCCGTTGCCAGGGCCCCGCCGGGTGCTGCGCCGGACTTCGCCGGGAACTACTTCGTGCTCTTGGCGGCGGGAGCGGCGGCCGGAGCAGCGGCGGCCGGAGCGGCCTCCTGCTTCTTGTTGA
- a CDS encoding cytochrome c, protein MDPAALFTKLGCPVCHAPGARYHGKILTAPHKSPEMLAKWIRTPEKFLPNTAMPSYETLLDEPSALALARWLKEAGPGAPTHGY, encoded by the coding sequence GTGGATCCCGCGGCGCTCTTCACGAAGCTCGGCTGCCCGGTGTGTCACGCGCCCGGTGCCCGCTACCACGGGAAGATCCTCACGGCTCCCCACAAGTCCCCGGAGATGCTGGCGAAGTGGATCCGCACCCCCGAGAAGTTCCTCCCCAACACGGCGATGCCCTCCTACGAGACGCTGCTCGACGAGCCGAGCGCGCTCGCCCTGGCGCGCTGGCTCAAGGAGGCTGGTCCCGGCGCTCCGACGCACGGCTATTAG
- a CDS encoding NAD(P)/FAD-dependent oxidoreductase, with product MTKTDVAIVGGGPAGLAVAIHAARRGISTLLFERQGLPRDKACGEGLMPAGLRELEALGARAHLTPADCAPIVGIRYLQEDGTSVEGRLPPPGGLGIRRLALQTALERVARGVGVEIREHAQVTAVDRTSERVRLTTAAGERVEARLLVAADGLASPLRRDQGLDVETRSSAPKRYGLRQHFRMKPWTPFVEVHFAQGVEAYVTPAGDERVGVAFLWQDGGMEGRIGFAELVRHFPALQARLVGAPADSSPRGAGPLERGVRARSLDRFVLVGDAAGYVDAITGEGLTLAFRSAAELGRHLPEVLAKGASRASLTGYEQAVRVPYLRYVFFTRLLLTLARRPGLRARVIRQFARVPFLFEWMLNQVIEP from the coding sequence ATGACGAAGACGGACGTGGCGATCGTGGGGGGAGGACCGGCGGGGCTCGCGGTGGCCATCCATGCCGCGCGGCGGGGAATCTCCACGCTCCTGTTCGAGCGGCAGGGACTGCCCCGCGACAAGGCCTGTGGGGAGGGGTTGATGCCCGCGGGGCTGCGCGAGCTCGAGGCGCTCGGGGCGCGCGCGCACCTCACCCCGGCCGACTGTGCCCCCATCGTGGGCATCCGCTACCTCCAGGAGGATGGCACCTCGGTCGAGGGCCGCCTGCCCCCGCCCGGTGGGCTCGGCATCCGCCGGCTCGCCCTGCAGACGGCGCTGGAGCGCGTGGCTCGGGGCGTGGGGGTGGAAATCCGCGAACACGCCCAGGTGACCGCGGTGGATCGAACGTCCGAGCGCGTGCGGCTGACGACTGCTGCCGGAGAACGGGTGGAGGCACGCCTGCTGGTGGCCGCGGATGGACTGGCCTCGCCGCTGCGGCGGGACCAGGGCCTGGACGTGGAGACCCGGTCCTCGGCTCCCAAGCGCTACGGCCTGCGCCAGCACTTCCGGATGAAGCCCTGGACGCCCTTCGTGGAGGTCCACTTCGCCCAGGGCGTGGAGGCCTATGTCACGCCCGCGGGTGACGAGCGCGTGGGCGTGGCCTTCCTCTGGCAGGACGGAGGCATGGAGGGGCGTATCGGCTTCGCCGAACTCGTGCGCCACTTCCCCGCGTTGCAGGCCCGGCTCGTGGGCGCGCCCGCGGATTCCTCGCCGCGAGGCGCGGGGCCCCTGGAGCGCGGCGTGCGCGCCCGGAGCCTGGACCGCTTCGTGCTGGTGGGAGACGCGGCGGGGTACGTGGATGCCATCACCGGCGAGGGGCTGACGCTCGCCTTCCGCTCCGCGGCCGAGCTGGGACGGCACCTGCCCGAGGTGCTCGCGAAGGGGGCCTCGCGCGCGTCGCTCACCGGCTATGAACAGGCGGTGCGCGTGCCCTATCTCCGGTACGTGTTCTTCACCCGGCTGTTGCTCACCCTGGCGCGGCGTCCCGGGTTGCGCGCCCGGGTCATCCGCCAGTTCGCCCGCGTCCCTTTCCTCTTCGAGTGGATGCTGAACCAGGTCATCGAGCCCTGA
- a CDS encoding isoprenylcysteine carboxyl methyltransferase family protein, which yields MSDSARAYLLFLGFILLERLFELVLSTRNARRALAQGGREVGQGHYRVMTVLHTAFLLACAGEVLVFQRAFPGVLGRAALVGAVAAQALRYWAISTLGERWNTRIVFIPGARPVTSGPYRLVRHPNYVAVILEMACIPLIHGGYLTALLFSVANAVLLTVRIRAEEAALGAEYRQAFQTRPRFIPGSAHGPR from the coding sequence ATGTCCGATTCCGCACGGGCCTACCTGCTCTTCCTGGGGTTCATCCTGCTCGAGCGCCTCTTCGAGCTCGTCCTCTCCACGCGCAACGCGCGCCGGGCGCTGGCCCAGGGAGGCCGGGAGGTCGGGCAGGGGCACTACCGGGTGATGACGGTGCTCCACACGGCGTTCCTGCTGGCTTGCGCGGGCGAGGTGCTCGTCTTCCAGCGGGCCTTCCCGGGAGTGTTGGGGCGGGCCGCGCTCGTGGGGGCCGTGGCGGCACAAGCGCTGCGCTACTGGGCGATCTCCACGCTCGGCGAGCGCTGGAACACGCGCATCGTCTTCATTCCCGGAGCACGGCCGGTCACCTCCGGTCCCTACCGCCTCGTGCGCCATCCCAACTACGTCGCGGTCATCCTGGAGATGGCGTGCATCCCCCTCATCCACGGGGGCTACCTGACGGCCCTGCTGTTCTCGGTGGCCAACGCGGTGCTGCTCACCGTGCGCATCCGCGCGGAGGAGGCGGCGCTCGGCGCCGAGTACCGTCAGGCCTTCCAGACACGTCCCCGCTTCATTCCCGGAAGCGCCCATGGGCCGCGCTGA